A stretch of Mobula birostris isolate sMobBir1 chromosome 2, sMobBir1.hap1, whole genome shotgun sequence DNA encodes these proteins:
- the tlr18 gene encoding toll-like receptor 18, with amino-acid sequence MPTAPVVIGLPVVLVWIAAIVASARERCHIRATVVDCSGHSLFWVPEELPQDTQVLDLSYNRIAVIQNRDFARLPDLRVLKLSYNNISWLDPAAFASNPWLEELNLFNNSLSAIPGTVLAPLTRLVHLELSNNLYRAASLSPIFEDLSNLRDLSIGGDQIQSLRKGDLSPLSRIPLDRFALKTGSGLKDYEPGSLSELSSRTVWTDIAVDSRPWLLPAFLNDLFRTPATSLRLRRLFAFTYYTGDEDLFRGLRESPIRNLTFFRGKFSEKLLGCILRNVQGSAVLNLTLDSIDFARSPNGSIDLPDVSGLQLERLALREISNPDVLVFNRGFVWLAGVRTLLINQISFNYVPCGAWQELKRAQLIDISRNGLRDDYIYNRRCHYVGTMQNLEEFRLATNLISSLRPVALLTVSWPLLTTVDLSYNQIVGCEPPCIWGPTLSRLVLHHNPAGPSTFACLPFTLRYLDLSHCQLERLEPGWFARASNLSTLLLGGNRLKFIPADWSAPGLQRLELDGNSFGAIGPGTFRLMPQLRTLGAGDNPYHCTCDLHRFVSEARSGRLRLLGWPARYVCYYPPELVDTQLADYSPGRLRCEVWLALVISVSATALLAVGATLLCWRYDLPWYVRATWQVVRSRYRRSERSRDPAGCRSPPAFHAFVSYSRADATWVREQLLARLEGGRSPYRVCIHERDFTPGRWIIDNIIENMEGSRKVLFVLSRSFVDSEWCNYELYFAHQRPLSRSLHDTVLLLMEPICPRSLPSRFCRLRRLLDSRTYLEWPSEPSRQPFFWAQLRNLLGKPEDVASSPAPQPS; translated from the coding sequence ATGCCCACGGCTCCGGTGGTGATTGGGCTGCCCGTGGTGCTGGTGTGGATCGCGGCGATCGTGGCGTCGGCCCGAGAAAGGTGCCACATCAGGGCCACGGTGGTGGATTGCTCCGGCCACTCACTGTTTTGGGTCCCTGAAGAGCTGCCACAGGACACCCAGGTCCTCGACCTCTCTTACAACAGAATAGCGGTCATACAGAACCGGGACTTCGCGCGACTGCCCGATCTGCGAGTCCTGAAGCTCAGTTACAACAACATCTCCTGGTTGGACCCGGCTGCCTTTGCCTCCAATCCCTGGTTGGAGGAGCTGAACCTCTTCAACAACTCGCTGAGCGCCATACCTGGCACTGTTCTGGCCCCGCTGACGAGACTGGTCCACCTCGAGCTCTCCAACAACTTGTACCGTGCGGCCAGTCTGAGCCCAATCTTTGAGGACCTCTCCAACCTCCGAGACCTCTCTATCGGGGGAGACCAGATCCAGTCCCTGCGGAAGGGCGACCTCTCCCCGCTGAGCCGCATCCCCCTTGACCGCTTCGCCCTGAAGACTGGCTCCGGCTTGAAGGATTACGAGCCAGGCTCCCTCTCCGAACTGAGTTCGCGCACGGTGTGGACGGACATCGCTGTGGACAGCCGGCCCTGGCTCCTGCCCGCTTTCCTGAACGACCTCTTCCGCACACCGGCCACTTCACTCCGTCTCCGGCGCCTCTTCGCGTTCACGTACTACACGGGCGACGAGGACCTTTTCCGCGGACTGCGGGAGTCGCCCATTCGCAACCTCACCTTCTTCCGCGGCAAGTTCAGCGAGAAATTACTTGGCTGCATCCTGCGTAACGTGCAGGGCTCGGCGGTGCTCAACCTGACGCTGGACTCCATCGACTTCGCCCGCTCGCCCAACGGCAGCATCGACCTGCCCGACGTCTCGGGGCTGCAGCTCGAGCGCCTCGCCCTGAGGGAGATCAGCAACCCAGACGTGCTGGTATTCAACCGGGGCTTTGTCTGGCTGGCTGGGGTCCGTACACTGCTCATCAACCAGATCAGTTTTAACTACGTTCCGTGTGGGGCGTGGCAGGAGCTGAAGCGGGCGCAGCTGATCGACATCTCCCGCAACGGACTGCGCGATGACTACATCTACAACCGACGCTGCCACTACGTGGGCACCATGCAGAATCTGGAGGAATTCCGCCTTGCCACAAACCTGATCAGTAGCCTGCGGCCCGTGGCTCTGCTGACGGTCAGTTGGCCGCTCCTCACCACCGTTGACCTCAGCTACAACCAGATCGTCGGCTGCGAGCCGCCCTGCATCTGGGGCCCGACCCTGAGCCGTCTCGTTCTGCACCATAACCCGGCCGGCCCCTCCACGTTCGCCTGCCTGCCCTTCACCCTGCGCTACCTGGACTTGTCCCACTGCCAGTTGGAGCGGCTGGAACCCGGCTGGTTCGCCCGCGCCTCCAACCTCAGCACGCTGCTGCTCGGCGGCAACCGCCTAAAGTTCATCCCGGCCGACTGGTCGGCGCCCGGCCTGCAGAGGCTGGAGCTAGACGGCAACTCATTCGGGGCCATCGGGCCCGGCACCTTTCGCCTGATGCCCCAGCTCAGGACGCTGGGCGCCGGCGACAACCCCTACCACTGCACCTGCGACCTGCATCGCTTCGTTTCCGAGGCGCGCTCCGGGCGGCTGCGACTGCTGGGCTGGCCCGCCCGCTACGTCTGCTACTACCCACCCGAGCTGGTCGACACCCAGCTGGCCGACTACTCGCCGGGTCGCCTGCGCTGCGAGGTGTGGCTGGCActggtgatctctgtctcggccACGGCGCTGCTGGCGGTGGGCGCCACGCTTCTCTGCTGGCGCTACGACCTGCCCTGGTATGTTCGGGCCACCTGGCAGGTGGTGCGCTCCCGCTACCGCAGGTCAGAGAGGTCCCGGGATCCCGCCGGGTGCCGCTCCCCTCCGGCCTTCCACGCCTTCGTCTCGTACAGCCGGGCAGATGCAACCTGGGTGCGGGAGCAGCTGCTAGCGCGGCTGGAAGGGGGTCGGAGCCCGTACCGGGTCTGCATCCACGAGCGGGACTTCACCCCGGGCCGCTGGATCATCGACAACATAATCGAGAACATGGAAGGCAGCCGCAAAGTCCTCTTCGTTCTTTCCCGCAGCTTCGTGGACAGCGAGTGGTGCAACTACGAGCTGTACTTTGCGCACCAACGGCCGCTGAGCCGTTCCCTGCACGACACTGTTCTCCTGCTGATGGAGCCAATCTGTCCCCGCTCTCTGCCCAGCCGCTTCTGCCGGCTCCGCCGCCTCCTCGACTCCCGCACCTACCTGGAGTGGCCCTCCGAGCCCAGCCGCCAGCCCTTCTTCTGGGCCCAGCTCAGGAACCTACTGGGTAAGCCCGAGGACGTGGCATCCTCCCCAGCGCCCCAGCCCAGCTGA